In Papaver somniferum cultivar HN1 unplaced genomic scaffold, ASM357369v1 unplaced-scaffold_114, whole genome shotgun sequence, a genomic segment contains:
- the LOC113328737 gene encoding 60S acidic ribosomal protein P3-2-like: MGVFTFVCKSKDGVWSAKQYNGDIEAFADSTYDLERKLVKEVLSRDSSGAVQSYFSLVSPTSGVFEVKIGGGSFVASGGGAVAAASSDSAAASEAPAAEAKKEEKNEESDDEEIGGFFDDMFG, from the exons ATGGGTGTTTTCACTTTTGTTTGCAAAAGTAAAGACGGAGTGTGGAGCGCAAAGCAGTACAACGGTGATATTGAAGCCTTTGCTGATTCTACTTATGATTTAGAGAGGAAATTGGTTAAAGAAGTACTGTCTCGTGATTCTTCTGGTGCTGTTCAATCTTACTTCTCTTTGGTTAGCCCAACTTCTGGTGTTTTTGAG GTAAAAATTGGTGGTGGTTCTTTTGTTGCAAGTGGTGGAGGTGCTGTTGCAGCAGCAAGTTCTGACAGTGCAGCAGCTTCTGAAGCTCCTGCAGCTGAGGCAAAGAAGGAAGAGAAGAACGAAGAGAGCGACGATGAAGAAATTGGGGGTTTCTTCGATGATATGTTTGGTTAG
- the LOC113328735 gene encoding metalloendoproteinase 5-MMP-like, whose translation MESLSWRTRGYKLQFFDGKPKWPPSKYNLTYKFTLDGTVTEIDNQTLSSVCARAFATWAAVSHFQFREVGEGEYADIFIGFRRGAHGDGHPFDGAGGKIVAHAFHPTDGRLHYDADENWGTDPASDEIDLELVTLHEIGHILGLGHTFDEEAVGLTST comes from the coding sequence ATGGAATCTCTATCATGGAGGACGCGTGGGTATAAACTTCAATTTTTCGATGGAAAACCTAAATGGCCACCTTCCAAATACAATCTAACTTACAAATTCACCCTTGATGGCACTGTAACTGAAATAGATAATCAGACCCTAAGTTCTGTTTGTGCGCGAGCTTTCGCAACATGGGCAGCTGTGAGTCATTTTCAGTTTAGGGAGGTGGGAGAAGGTGAATATGCTGATATCTTTATTGGCTTTCGTAGAGGTGCTCATGGTGATGGTCATCCTTTTGATGGGGCAGGAGGGAAAATCGTTGCTCATGCTTTTCATCCAACAGATGGAAGACTTCATTATGATGCGGATGAGAATTGGGGCACTGATCCAGCATCAGATGAGATTGATTTAGAATTAGTTACTCTTCATGAAATTGGACATATTTTAGGGTTAGGACATACTTTCGATGAGGAagctgttggattaacttcaacatag